From Veillonella dispar, one genomic window encodes:
- a CDS encoding LysR family transcriptional regulator, producing MAVSADLYRTFLGVGLYLSFSRAAKELGVSQSAISQSIKQLEGELNMPLFVRTTKSVGFTPEGKELFDTVAKAFSILDNGVTQLQERVSQAYESLNLAATDTLCRHFLLPYFHKWQLQESEIGLHIINRPSPDCVELVLNKEAQLAVVNDYEGLRDNPQLEVTTLATIQDVFVGGPDYKGAGFFDQGRLLNEPILLLHKGSASRTFFDEVTHGACRKPRFELGSVDVLLDLVEINMGISMLPNHVVQQKMQEGTVVRIDTDIPVPTRDIVLVRSRLVPQSEGAARFTSLLVNRESTRDKVL from the coding sequence ATGGCAGTATCTGCAGATTTATATAGAACCTTTTTAGGGGTAGGCTTATATTTATCCTTTTCCCGTGCAGCCAAAGAGTTAGGCGTTTCTCAATCCGCCATCAGCCAAAGCATTAAGCAATTAGAAGGTGAACTTAATATGCCTCTTTTTGTGCGCACTACAAAATCTGTAGGGTTCACGCCAGAAGGCAAAGAATTATTTGATACAGTAGCTAAGGCTTTTTCTATTCTTGATAATGGTGTAACTCAATTGCAAGAACGTGTTAGCCAAGCTTATGAAAGTTTAAATCTGGCTGCTACAGATACATTATGTCGCCATTTCTTATTGCCTTACTTCCATAAATGGCAATTGCAAGAAAGCGAAATCGGACTACATATCATTAATCGACCATCACCTGATTGTGTAGAATTAGTACTCAACAAAGAAGCGCAGTTAGCCGTCGTTAACGATTATGAAGGCTTGCGCGATAATCCTCAACTAGAGGTAACTACATTGGCTACAATTCAAGATGTATTTGTTGGTGGTCCTGATTATAAAGGGGCAGGCTTCTTTGATCAAGGTCGTCTTCTTAATGAGCCTATTTTGCTCTTGCATAAAGGTTCTGCGAGCCGTACATTCTTTGATGAAGTAACTCATGGCGCATGCCGTAAACCGCGCTTTGAATTGGGTAGCGTCGATGTGCTGCTTGATCTTGTAGAAATTAACATGGGGATTTCTATGTTGCCTAACCATGTAGTGCAACAAAAGATGCAAGAAGGTACAGTGGTACGTATCGATACAGATATTCCAGTGCCAACACGTGATATTGTACTTGTCCGTTCTCGTTTGGTACCTCAATCTGAAGGGGCTGCGCGCTTTACATCCTTGCTCGTTAATCGTGAAAGCACACGCGATAAGGTTTTATAA
- a CDS encoding basic amino acid ABC transporter substrate-binding protein: MKFKKIATLLGAFTIASSLFIAGCGNTGTSQKTWRVGTDATYAPFGFKDKDSGKLAGFDVDIINAIAQEEGVEADVQNLNFDALLPALQSNTIDIAISDMTISEDRAKSVDFSKPYYIAGNGLVVNIDNTNINSFKDLEGKRIGVSIGSTGAEIASKIPNADVRQFNLIVDAFLELQNRGVDVVINDTPVNEYYVNSKGKGIAKVTGEDYDAAPLGIAVKKGNTELLNKVNDGLAKIKANGKYAEIYKKWFGKEPPAEDLK; the protein is encoded by the coding sequence ATGAAATTTAAGAAAATAGCAACTCTTTTAGGGGCTTTTACCATCGCTAGTAGTTTATTTATAGCAGGCTGTGGTAATACAGGTACTAGTCAAAAGACATGGCGCGTTGGTACTGATGCAACCTATGCACCATTTGGTTTTAAAGATAAAGACAGTGGAAAATTAGCTGGTTTTGATGTAGATATTATTAATGCCATTGCACAGGAAGAGGGCGTTGAAGCAGATGTTCAAAACTTGAACTTTGATGCACTTTTACCAGCACTACAAAGTAATACCATCGATATTGCTATTTCGGATATGACTATTTCCGAGGATCGTGCTAAGTCTGTAGACTTTAGTAAACCATACTATATTGCAGGTAATGGCCTTGTTGTAAATATCGATAACACTAATATCAATAGTTTTAAGGACTTAGAAGGAAAGCGTATCGGTGTATCCATTGGTTCTACTGGTGCGGAAATTGCTAGTAAGATTCCTAATGCCGATGTGCGCCAATTTAATCTCATCGTAGATGCATTCTTAGAATTACAAAATAGAGGTGTAGATGTAGTTATTAACGATACACCGGTCAACGAATATTATGTTAATAGTAAGGGCAAAGGTATCGCAAAGGTCACTGGAGAGGACTATGATGCGGCACCACTTGGTATTGCTGTGAAGAAAGGCAATACAGAGCTTCTTAATAAAGTTAACGATGGTTTGGCTAAGATTAAAGCCAATGGCAAATATGCAGAGATTTATAAAAAATGGTTTGGTAAAGAGCCACCTGCAGAGGATTTAAAATAG
- a CDS encoding xanthine phosphoribosyltransferase, which yields MELLKQRIREEGIVLNNRVLKVDGFLNHQIDPQLFKAIGKEIADRYRDAGVQRIVTIEASGIALALMAALELDVPLVFARKKKSILMVDDVYHSVVYSYTKEENYDITISKKFLPAGEKVLIIDDFLASGEAAMGLAKLVEDAGDEVVGMAIAIEKSFQPGRERLENAGYRVESLVRIKEFKDNGCVFIED from the coding sequence ATGGAATTATTAAAACAACGCATTCGTGAAGAGGGGATTGTCCTCAATAATCGCGTGCTAAAAGTCGATGGTTTCTTGAATCATCAAATCGATCCACAATTGTTTAAAGCAATCGGTAAAGAAATCGCCGATCGTTACCGTGATGCAGGTGTACAACGTATTGTTACTATTGAAGCATCTGGCATTGCATTGGCATTGATGGCTGCTCTTGAACTTGATGTGCCATTAGTATTTGCGCGTAAGAAAAAATCTATTCTTATGGTAGATGATGTATATCATAGTGTTGTGTACTCTTATACAAAAGAGGAAAACTACGATATTACTATTTCTAAAAAATTCTTGCCAGCCGGTGAAAAAGTGTTGATCATCGATGACTTCTTGGCATCTGGTGAGGCTGCTATGGGCCTTGCTAAATTGGTGGAAGACGCTGGTGATGAAGTGGTTGGTATGGCGATCGCTATCGAAAAATCCTTCCAACCTGGTCGTGAACGCCTTGAAAATGCAGGGTATCGTGTTGAGTCTTTAGTTCGTATTAAAGAATTTAAAGACAATGGTTGTGTATTTATCGAAGACTAA
- a CDS encoding phosphoribosylformylglycinamidine synthase, translating to MAIQRLFVTKRESFNQEAQRMLQTLQQELSMPATGVTIYERYDIEHVDAKDLEAAKNLIFSEPPVDTVLEEIPAVQGFVFAVEYVPGQYDQRADSAEQCISMLTLTSGHIVRCARVYAIEGTFTKEQEEAIKAYYINPVDSREASLELPTTLALELEDPKPVATIDGFTDMSDADLETLIDSYGLAMTLADLKLIKQQYAEVEHRNPTITEIRLFDTYWSDHCRHTTFMTELTDITIEDSRFTGSVKEALEEYMEGRAELYTTKKKARSLMDMATLAVKELRHTGGLTNLDESDEINACTIIVPVDVNGKTEEWLLLFKNETHNHPTEIEPFGGAATCLGGCIRDPLSGRAYVYQAMRVTGAGDPHTSLEDTLEGKLPQKKITQEAARGYSSYGNQIGLATGEVKEYYHPGYVAKRMEIGAVIGAAPRNQVRREVPVAGDVVVLLGGKTGRDGCGGATGSSKEHTVESLSTCGAEVQKGNALTERKIQRLFRRGEVTTLIKRCNDFGAGGVSVAIGELTDGVTINLDLVPKKYAGLDGTELAISESQERMACVIAAADVETFKSYCDEENLECTVVADVTDTNRLIMNWNGETIVDISRDFLNTNGASQQQEAIVTAPADRSYFLRGSSSADNFKEKWLAAVSDLNAASQQGLAERFDSTVGANTVLMPFGGKFQKTPTQGMVAKLPVLNGETTTASIMTHGFVPELSAWSPYHGAQYAVLLSVAKLVALGGHREDAYLTLQEYFERLNSKESWGKPVAALLGAYKAQKELEIGAIGGKDSMSGTFMDLTVPPTLVSFAVGTAHVDNIVSQDLKGVDHRLVFFDVPRTYDDTPDWDRFKENCEVLQEQIEKGRVYSAYVVDQGGIPEAVTKMALGNNIGVKFDKYAERAIFQPALGAFIVEVDIKAVNYLLELPGLKVIGVTQANPVIEWADQSVSLKEIQAAYEAPLNDIFPMHAPNGVGEAVAYIHDQHAKPRSTSLGAKPKVLIPVFPGTNCEFDSARAFERAGAETDIVVIRNQTPEQLKESIDVIKTKLAESQILMFPGGFSAGDEPDGSGKFMATLFRNPYLAEGLENLLYKQDGLVLGICNGFQALIKLGLLPGGHIETLTADHPTLTYNTIGRHLSRMVNTKVISTKSPWMSDAKAGEIYTVPISHGEGRFIASPQQVLEFNKTGQIATQYVDFDGIASMDSHFNPNQSVAAIEGIYSPDGRVFGKMAHSERCDAGISKNIPGLLEMPIFTSGVKYFK from the coding sequence ATGGCTATACAACGATTATTCGTAACAAAACGAGAATCTTTCAACCAAGAAGCACAACGCATGTTACAAACCTTACAACAGGAATTATCTATGCCTGCTACAGGGGTAACCATCTACGAGCGTTATGATATCGAACATGTAGATGCAAAAGATTTAGAGGCTGCAAAAAACCTTATCTTCTCCGAGCCTCCTGTAGATACAGTATTAGAAGAAATCCCAGCTGTACAAGGTTTCGTTTTCGCTGTTGAATATGTGCCAGGTCAATACGATCAACGTGCTGACAGTGCTGAGCAATGTATTTCCATGCTCACCCTTACATCTGGCCACATCGTTCGATGTGCTCGTGTATATGCTATTGAAGGTACTTTCACAAAAGAACAAGAAGAGGCTATCAAAGCGTACTACATTAACCCAGTAGATTCCCGCGAAGCGAGTCTTGAATTACCAACTACATTGGCCCTTGAATTAGAAGATCCTAAACCAGTGGCAACAATCGACGGTTTTACAGACATGAGCGATGCTGATTTAGAAACTCTCATCGATAGCTATGGTCTCGCTATGACATTGGCAGACCTCAAATTAATTAAGCAACAATATGCAGAGGTAGAGCACCGCAATCCTACCATTACAGAAATTCGCCTCTTCGATACCTATTGGTCCGACCACTGCCGTCACACTACATTCATGACAGAATTAACGGATATTACTATCGAGGATAGTCGTTTTACGGGCTCTGTAAAAGAAGCTCTTGAAGAATACATGGAGGGCCGCGCTGAGCTATATACAACAAAGAAAAAGGCTCGCTCCCTCATGGACATGGCAACACTTGCAGTCAAAGAGTTGCGTCATACAGGTGGTTTAACAAATCTTGATGAATCCGATGAAATCAATGCATGTACAATCATCGTTCCTGTTGATGTAAACGGCAAAACCGAAGAATGGTTGTTATTATTCAAAAACGAAACTCATAACCACCCTACTGAAATCGAACCATTTGGTGGTGCTGCAACTTGCTTAGGTGGCTGTATCCGCGATCCATTGAGCGGTCGTGCTTATGTATACCAAGCTATGCGCGTTACAGGCGCTGGCGACCCTCATACTAGCCTTGAAGATACATTAGAAGGCAAATTACCACAAAAGAAAATTACCCAAGAAGCTGCTCGTGGCTACTCCTCTTACGGCAACCAAATCGGCCTTGCTACAGGTGAAGTAAAAGAATATTACCATCCTGGCTATGTAGCTAAACGCATGGAAATCGGTGCTGTTATCGGCGCTGCACCTCGCAATCAAGTACGCCGTGAAGTACCAGTCGCAGGCGATGTAGTAGTATTGCTCGGTGGCAAAACTGGCCGCGATGGCTGTGGTGGCGCTACTGGTTCCTCTAAAGAACATACCGTAGAGTCCCTTTCCACATGTGGCGCAGAGGTTCAAAAAGGCAATGCCCTTACAGAACGTAAAATTCAACGACTCTTCCGTCGCGGTGAAGTAACAACGCTTATTAAACGTTGTAATGACTTTGGTGCAGGCGGTGTATCCGTTGCAATTGGTGAATTAACAGATGGTGTAACAATCAATCTTGATTTAGTTCCTAAAAAATACGCTGGCCTTGATGGTACAGAGCTAGCCATCTCTGAATCTCAAGAACGTATGGCTTGCGTCATCGCCGCAGCTGATGTAGAAACATTCAAATCCTATTGTGACGAAGAAAACTTAGAGTGCACCGTTGTAGCTGATGTAACTGATACAAATCGCCTTATCATGAACTGGAACGGCGAAACAATCGTAGATATCAGCCGCGATTTCTTAAATACAAATGGTGCTAGCCAACAACAAGAGGCTATCGTAACAGCTCCAGCAGATCGTTCTTACTTCTTACGCGGTTCTTCAAGCGCAGATAACTTCAAAGAAAAATGGCTTGCCGCAGTATCCGATTTAAATGCCGCTTCCCAACAAGGTTTAGCAGAACGCTTCGATAGCACTGTTGGTGCTAATACAGTGCTCATGCCATTCGGTGGCAAGTTCCAAAAGACGCCTACCCAAGGTATGGTCGCAAAATTACCTGTATTAAATGGTGAAACTACAACTGCGAGCATCATGACACATGGCTTCGTACCAGAATTATCTGCTTGGAGTCCATACCATGGCGCACAATATGCAGTACTTTTATCTGTAGCTAAATTAGTAGCTCTTGGCGGTCATCGTGAAGATGCATACTTAACATTACAAGAATACTTTGAACGCCTCAATTCTAAAGAATCTTGGGGCAAACCTGTAGCAGCCCTTCTCGGTGCCTATAAAGCTCAAAAAGAACTTGAAATCGGCGCTATTGGCGGTAAAGATTCTATGAGCGGTACCTTTATGGATCTTACAGTTCCTCCTACCCTCGTATCCTTTGCAGTTGGTACAGCCCATGTAGATAACATTGTAAGCCAAGACCTTAAAGGCGTAGATCATCGCCTTGTATTCTTCGATGTACCTCGTACATACGATGACACTCCAGATTGGGATCGTTTCAAGGAAAACTGTGAAGTTTTACAAGAACAAATTGAAAAAGGTCGCGTTTACTCTGCTTATGTAGTTGACCAAGGTGGCATCCCTGAAGCAGTTACCAAAATGGCTCTCGGCAACAACATTGGCGTTAAATTCGATAAATATGCTGAACGAGCTATCTTCCAACCAGCTCTTGGTGCATTTATTGTAGAAGTAGATATTAAAGCTGTTAACTATCTCTTAGAATTACCAGGTCTTAAAGTAATCGGTGTAACACAAGCAAATCCTGTTATTGAATGGGCCGACCAATCCGTATCTCTTAAGGAAATTCAAGCAGCTTATGAAGCTCCATTAAACGATATTTTCCCTATGCATGCGCCAAATGGTGTTGGTGAAGCGGTAGCGTACATCCACGACCAACATGCTAAACCTCGCAGCACATCCTTAGGGGCAAAACCTAAAGTACTCATCCCTGTATTCCCTGGTACAAACTGCGAATTTGATTCCGCTCGTGCCTTTGAGCGTGCTGGGGCAGAAACAGATATCGTAGTCATTCGCAATCAAACACCAGAACAATTAAAAGAATCTATCGATGTAATTAAAACAAAATTAGCTGAATCCCAAATTCTTATGTTCCCTGGTGGCTTCAGTGCTGGTGATGAACCAGATGGTTCTGGCAAATTCATGGCTACCCTCTTCCGCAATCCATACCTTGCAGAAGGTTTAGAAAACCTCTTGTACAAACAAGATGGCCTTGTACTTGGTATTTGTAATGGCTTCCAAGCCCTTATCAAGTTAGGCTTGTTGCCAGGTGGTCATATCGAAACGTTAACCGCCGATCATCCTACATTGACATACAACACAATCGGTCGTCACTTGTCTCGTATGGTTAACACTAAAGTTATTTCTACTAAATCTCCTTGGATGAGTGATGCTAAAGCAGGTGAAATCTACACTGTGCCAATTTCTCACGGCGAAGGTCGCTTCATCGCTTCCCCTCAACAAGTATTGGAATTCAACAAAACTGGTCAAATTGCTACGCAATATGTAGACTTTGATGGTATTGCCTCCATGGATAGCCACTTCAATCCAAATCAATCTGTAGCTGCTATCGAAGGCATTTATAGTCCAGATGGTCGCGTATTCGGTAAGATGGCTCACTCCGAACGCTGCGATGCTGGTATCAGTAAAAATATTCCTGGTTTATTAGAAATGCCAATCTTTACATCTGGTGTAAAATACTTTAAATAA
- a CDS encoding OPT family oligopeptide transporter, whose translation MSDETRSIPPVEPVLDPKNDYVEINSYVVFWGLFYAAIFTLAVGYLCLKIGQTVDAFAPVSVLAMGTAVILKRQNAFAETVHIQAIASSSTNTLAGAMFFLPALYIWNVTDVSFVQMAIPIILGGVLGVLLCVMFRRYFVEEMHYVYPFPSGRAAAEVLMSNEGSKAKLMLGSGLIALIYDFILNSLGWWEEVIRTTAFKWGSALADSTKLNAAVDTDAALLGLGYFTGLRYAAIIAAGSFFSWFVCIPIVYYLAPEHIMQINGHAVPLAEAPIRKVFLDYVRHIGIGMLAMAGIIGLLNMSKVVASVVKNAVLDIFSSKTVDVNLLRTQRDIPTSWIGAGILLCTVLFAAYFHFMYAESFGQTIVAFLIVLIMSFLLSVVGISSIAYTGTEPVSGMTIFMIIISAVCLTAAGMTGKVGMIAVLMMASFIGTTIGMAGNFMSELKVAHMTGATPKKMEQWQIVGTILCAVLSVGVMILLNDAYGFVGDHALNAPQANAMAAIIEPMMTGGSAQWPLYMAGALFAIILWMVKVPPLAFALGTYLPMEINTPLLIGGLIAYFVQNSTKDKELADLRFSKGSTIASGLVAGGAIGSLFSAVLRIAGIDVFAEAWVETPEATYLSIVMYLLLCAFLYKVAMYVKAKKA comes from the coding sequence ATTAACTCATATGTAGTATTCTGGGGCCTATTCTATGCGGCAATTTTTACACTGGCTGTAGGTTATTTATGTTTGAAAATTGGTCAAACAGTAGATGCCTTTGCTCCAGTATCTGTACTTGCTATGGGTACAGCAGTTATTTTGAAACGGCAAAATGCTTTTGCCGAAACGGTTCACATTCAGGCTATCGCTAGTTCTAGTACGAACACATTAGCTGGTGCGATGTTCTTCTTGCCAGCTCTATACATTTGGAATGTTACAGATGTATCCTTCGTACAGATGGCGATTCCTATCATCCTTGGTGGCGTACTTGGTGTTCTATTATGCGTTATGTTCCGTCGCTACTTCGTTGAGGAAATGCACTATGTGTATCCGTTCCCAAGTGGTCGTGCTGCTGCTGAAGTACTAATGAGTAATGAAGGTAGCAAAGCGAAACTCATGCTTGGTTCTGGTCTTATCGCTCTTATATATGACTTTATTCTTAACAGCCTTGGCTGGTGGGAAGAGGTTATCCGTACTACTGCATTTAAATGGGGTTCTGCACTAGCAGATTCAACTAAATTAAATGCTGCTGTAGATACAGATGCTGCGTTGCTTGGCCTTGGTTACTTCACAGGCTTACGGTATGCAGCTATTATCGCAGCTGGTTCCTTCTTCTCTTGGTTCGTATGTATTCCAATCGTATACTATTTAGCTCCGGAACATATCATGCAAATCAATGGTCATGCAGTTCCACTTGCAGAAGCTCCAATTCGTAAAGTATTCTTAGACTATGTTCGCCATATTGGTATTGGTATGCTTGCTATGGCAGGTATCATCGGCTTGCTCAATATGTCCAAAGTAGTGGCTAGTGTTGTTAAAAATGCAGTGCTTGATATTTTCAGTTCTAAAACTGTAGATGTTAATTTGCTTCGTACACAACGCGACATACCTACATCTTGGATTGGCGCTGGCATCTTGTTATGTACAGTTCTATTCGCAGCATACTTCCACTTTATGTATGCTGAAAGCTTCGGTCAAACAATCGTAGCATTCTTAATCGTTCTTATCATGTCCTTCCTATTATCTGTAGTAGGTATTAGCTCCATCGCTTATACAGGTACAGAACCAGTATCTGGTATGACAATCTTCATGATTATCATCTCCGCTGTATGCTTAACAGCAGCAGGCATGACTGGTAAAGTAGGTATGATTGCAGTCCTCATGATGGCATCCTTCATTGGTACAACTATCGGTATGGCTGGTAACTTCATGTCTGAACTTAAAGTAGCGCACATGACAGGTGCTACACCTAAGAAAATGGAACAATGGCAAATCGTTGGTACCATTCTTTGTGCCGTACTTTCTGTCGGCGTTATGATCCTCTTAAACGATGCATATGGCTTCGTAGGGGACCATGCATTAAATGCGCCACAAGCGAATGCTATGGCTGCTATCATTGAGCCGATGATGACTGGCGGTAGTGCTCAATGGCCTCTATATATGGCTGGTGCATTATTCGCAATCATCTTGTGGATGGTAAAAGTTCCACCATTGGCATTTGCCCTTGGTACTTACTTGCCAATGGAAATCAACACACCATTACTTATCGGTGGTTTGATTGCATACTTCGTACAAAACAGTACAAAAGATAAAGAATTGGCAGATCTTCGCTTCTCCAAAGGTAGCACAATTGCATCTGGTCTCGTAGCTGGTGGTGCTATTGGATCTTTGTTCAGTGCCGTACTTCGTATTGCAGGTATTGATGTATTTGCTGAAGCTTGGGTTGAAACACCGGAAGCAACATACCTCAGTATCGTAATGTACTTGTTACTCTGTGCATTCTTGTACAAGGTAGCTATGTACGTAAAAGCTAAAAAAGCTTAA
- a CDS encoding FprA family A-type flavoprotein produces MHCAQKMTHNIYWIGSNDWTTERFENLFPIPNGVSYNSYFIDDEKTCVVDSVDAEIREEYFDNLTYLLNGRDLDYIIVNHMEPDHCQTLLETLERYPNCKMVGNATTFRMFEQFYNSPKPDQYYTVKEGDEICLGKHTLVSYTMPMVHWPEVTCTFEKSTGTLFSADAFGTFGTVNGNIFADQTDYVATYEEEARRYYTNIVGKYGPQVQNAIRKVSGLDIKRIAPLHGPIWRTPESIHYILHKYLHWSSYTAEQKGVVIAFGSMYGNTRAIAQQLAKQLSKRGVTDIKIYDVSKTNASYIIADAWKYTNLVTIAPTYNLNLYLTMENFIHELKALNFQNHKVSIIGNHSWASAAMKTMVAHFENDFKDIEIVSEPLDIKSSLKEEDLPKIEKMADDIKASIDAAEIKEVL; encoded by the coding sequence ATGCATTGTGCTCAGAAAATGACCCATAATATCTACTGGATTGGTAGTAATGACTGGACTACAGAACGTTTTGAAAACTTATTCCCTATTCCAAATGGTGTTAGCTATAACAGCTATTTCATCGATGATGAAAAAACTTGTGTTGTAGACTCTGTTGATGCTGAAATTCGCGAAGAATACTTCGACAACTTGACTTACCTATTGAATGGTCGCGACCTTGATTACATCATCGTTAACCATATGGAACCAGATCATTGCCAAACATTGTTGGAAACATTGGAACGTTATCCAAACTGTAAAATGGTTGGTAATGCTACAACATTCCGCATGTTCGAGCAATTCTACAATTCTCCAAAACCAGACCAATATTACACTGTAAAAGAAGGCGACGAAATTTGCCTTGGTAAACATACTCTTGTTTCCTACACTATGCCTATGGTTCACTGGCCAGAAGTAACTTGTACATTTGAAAAATCTACTGGTACATTGTTCTCTGCCGATGCTTTCGGTACATTTGGTACAGTGAATGGCAATATCTTTGCCGACCAAACTGATTACGTTGCTACATACGAAGAAGAAGCTCGTCGTTACTATACAAACATCGTTGGTAAATACGGTCCTCAAGTACAAAATGCAATTCGCAAAGTTTCTGGTCTTGATATTAAACGCATTGCTCCACTTCATGGTCCAATCTGGCGTACACCTGAATCTATCCATTATATCTTGCACAAATACTTACACTGGTCCAGCTACACAGCTGAACAAAAAGGTGTAGTTATTGCCTTTGGTTCCATGTACGGCAACACTCGTGCTATTGCACAACAATTGGCAAAACAATTGTCCAAACGCGGTGTGACAGATATTAAAATTTATGATGTTTCCAAAACTAATGCTTCCTACATCATCGCTGATGCTTGGAAATACACTAACTTGGTAACAATTGCACCTACATACAATTTGAACCTATACCTTACTATGGAAAACTTCATTCATGAATTGAAAGCGCTTAACTTCCAAAACCACAAGGTATCCATCATAGGTAACCACTCTTGGGCATCTGCTGCAATGAAAACAATGGTTGCTCACTTCGAAAACGACTTCAAAGACATTGAAATCGTATCCGAACCACTTGATATCAAATCCTCTTTGAAAGAAGAAGATCTTCCAAAAATCGAAAAAATGGCAGACGATATCAAAGCATCCATCGATGCAGCTGAAATCAAAGAAGTATTATAA
- the mmuM gene encoding homocysteine S-methyltransferase has translation MGDMMAKRRAFLDIIKEKGALVLDGGLGSELERYGCNLQHKLWSAKILMDQPDIIKKIHISYLAAGADIIQSSGYQATVAGFKGLGYGTEEAIELVKLSVRLAVQARNEFVEAKASGALTLRGITLGEETPDGVRYFSEGALPKPLVAASVGPYGAFLADGSEYRGYPDVQTEYLEIFHIPRLALFCEENPDILSFETIPSYDEAIAIARAMSDPYTSRGIPGWIAFSCKDGHHVSSGETIIKCAEMIDKVRPITGIGVNCTKPEYVESLIKDIRTVTDKPIAVYPNLGESYDSETKTWYGDPASFVDYVDVWRNAGADIIGGCCRTTPEIIGDIAKKIHK, from the coding sequence ATGGGTGATATGATGGCTAAACGACGTGCATTTTTAGATATAATTAAAGAGAAGGGCGCCCTCGTTTTAGATGGTGGCTTAGGATCAGAGTTAGAGCGTTACGGCTGCAATCTTCAGCATAAATTATGGTCTGCTAAGATTCTTATGGACCAACCGGATATCATCAAAAAAATACATATCTCGTACTTGGCAGCTGGGGCTGATATCATTCAAAGCTCTGGATATCAAGCAACAGTAGCTGGCTTTAAAGGCCTAGGTTATGGTACGGAAGAGGCTATTGAACTTGTAAAATTATCTGTTCGCTTGGCAGTACAAGCTCGCAATGAGTTTGTAGAGGCTAAGGCGAGTGGGGCACTTACATTGCGTGGCATTACACTGGGAGAAGAGACCCCAGATGGGGTTAGATATTTTTCTGAAGGTGCATTGCCTAAACCATTAGTGGCGGCTTCTGTAGGACCATATGGTGCATTTTTGGCGGATGGATCTGAGTACCGTGGATATCCTGATGTGCAGACTGAATATCTCGAAATATTCCATATTCCTCGGTTAGCATTATTCTGTGAAGAAAACCCGGATATATTATCCTTTGAAACTATTCCCTCTTATGATGAAGCCATTGCCATAGCTCGCGCCATGTCTGATCCATATACATCGAGAGGGATTCCAGGATGGATCGCCTTTTCTTGTAAAGATGGACATCATGTTTCTAGTGGTGAAACCATCATTAAATGTGCAGAAATGATCGATAAGGTTAGACCTATAACTGGTATTGGTGTCAACTGTACTAAGCCAGAATACGTAGAGTCCTTGATTAAGGATATTCGTACTGTTACGGATAAACCAATTGCTGTATACCCTAATCTTGGTGAAAGCTATGATAGTGAAACTAAGACATGGTATGGAGACCCTGCATCATTTGTAGATTACGTTGATGTATGGCGTAATGCGGGGGCAGATATCATAGGTGGTTGTTGTAGAACAACACCTGAAATCATTGGTGATATAGCTAAAAAAATTCATAAATAG
- the purE gene encoding 5-(carboxyamino)imidazole ribonucleotide mutase, with product MKVGIIMGSKSDLDTMKKASAVLDEFNIPYEMVIASAHRTPEAVKEFVTRLEDEGAIAFIAGAGAAAHLPGVVASFTTLPVIGIPLNATALKGIDSLLAIVQMPSGMPVATMAVDGAKNAALFAVQIGAAFNKELKEQYVQYRKDMAEKVLADNAELQGAIKL from the coding sequence ATGAAGGTCGGTATTATTATGGGCAGCAAGTCTGACCTAGACACAATGAAAAAGGCATCTGCCGTACTTGATGAATTCAACATTCCTTATGAAATGGTAATTGCTTCAGCTCACCGTACACCTGAAGCTGTAAAAGAATTTGTTACAAGACTTGAAGATGAAGGAGCTATCGCATTTATCGCTGGTGCTGGTGCAGCAGCTCATCTACCTGGCGTAGTAGCTAGCTTTACTACATTACCTGTTATCGGTATTCCTCTTAATGCAACGGCCTTAAAAGGTATCGATTCCTTACTTGCTATTGTTCAAATGCCATCTGGTATGCCCGTAGCGACAATGGCTGTTGACGGCGCTAAAAATGCAGCACTCTTTGCCGTACAAATTGGAGCAGCTTTCAACAAAGAATTGAAAGAACAATATGTACAGTATCGTAAAGATATGGCCGAAAAAGTCCTAGCAGATAATGCAGAGCTACAAGGCGCTATTAAACTATAA